A single Gemmatimonadaceae bacterium DNA region contains:
- the menC gene encoding o-succinylbenzoate synthase: MLRIARVTLREIQLALKEPFRISSGVMSTRRILLLELEDESGASAWAECVAFQLPIYTPETVDTAWLAIREWLAPRIVGRELSGPANVHDILARDIRGHDMAKAALEMGCWGLAAELEQVPLAALLGGTRDHVPTGISLGIQSSPDRLVDRAVAAVSAGYRKVKLKIQPGQDVAYVHAVRAAVGADVDLMVDANAAYSIDDASHLAALDAFNLVMLEQPFGADALLQLAELQRRMTTPICLDESIVDVTRAHDMIALGSGRIINIKPGRVGGFAASIAIHDVCRGANVPVWCGGMLESGIGRAYNVALASLPNFSLPGDLSPSARYWARDVVSPEWTMDANGMVAVPRDRPGLGVDVDVEMIESLTVRSEVVRAGDALVAV; this comes from the coding sequence ATGCTGCGTATCGCCCGTGTGACGCTTCGCGAGATCCAGCTCGCCCTCAAAGAGCCGTTTCGGATCTCCTCCGGTGTCATGTCGACGCGCCGCATCTTGCTCCTCGAGCTCGAGGACGAGAGCGGCGCGAGCGCGTGGGCCGAGTGCGTCGCGTTCCAGCTGCCGATCTACACGCCCGAGACGGTCGACACGGCCTGGCTCGCCATCCGCGAGTGGCTTGCTCCGCGGATCGTGGGACGCGAGTTGAGCGGTCCCGCGAACGTCCACGACATCCTCGCCCGCGACATCCGCGGGCACGATATGGCGAAGGCCGCGCTCGAGATGGGATGCTGGGGACTGGCCGCCGAGCTCGAACAGGTTCCGTTGGCGGCGCTGCTCGGCGGCACGCGCGACCACGTTCCGACCGGCATCTCGCTCGGTATTCAATCGTCGCCCGACCGGCTCGTCGACCGTGCCGTGGCCGCTGTCTCGGCGGGCTATCGAAAGGTCAAGCTCAAGATTCAGCCGGGGCAGGATGTGGCGTACGTGCACGCCGTGCGCGCCGCCGTCGGGGCCGACGTCGATCTGATGGTCGACGCGAACGCCGCGTATTCGATCGACGACGCCTCGCACCTCGCGGCGCTCGACGCGTTCAACCTCGTGATGCTCGAGCAGCCGTTCGGCGCCGACGCTCTCTTGCAACTCGCCGAGTTGCAGCGGCGCATGACGACCCCGATCTGCCTCGACGAGTCGATCGTCGACGTCACGCGCGCGCACGACATGATCGCGCTCGGCAGCGGACGGATCATCAACATCAAGCCGGGACGCGTCGGTGGATTCGCGGCGTCGATCGCGATTCACGACGTCTGTCGCGGCGCAAACGTGCCGGTGTGGTGCGGCGGCATGTTGGAGAGCGGGATCGGGCGCGCGTACAATGTCGCGCTGGCGTCGCTCCCAAATTTCTCGCTGCCCGGCGACTTGAGTCCGAGCGCGCGCTACTGGGCGCGCGACGTCGTCTCGCCCGAGTGGACGATGGACGCGAACGGCATGGTGGCGGTTCCGCGCGACCGGCCGGGGCTGGGCGTCGACGTCGACGTCGAGATGATCGAATCGCTCACGGTGCGGTCCGAAGTCGTGCGCGCCGGCGACGCGCTGGTGGCCGTGTGA
- a CDS encoding amino acid permease, whose translation MTATHDAGLRRTLGFTDLLLLTLGTVIGSGIFIVPGVVLKQTQGHLGVALLVWIVGGVVSFLGALTYAELGAMTPEAGGLYAYIRDAFGPLPAFLYGWASFLVIASGSVATLAVAFSAYLGQLVPLSPVGAKAASTLMIVVIAAINVRGTRHSATVENSATSIKVGALLVIGIALAVAGHAWPAPASLWPPALTTSVMSGFGAAMIGVLWAYEGWQYVTFSAGETRDPQRVFPRSIAVATFALIVLYLLANVGYVAAIGPAAASQSGHVAADATAAVFGSFSGKLLSILALVSIFSATNGLTLTAPRLYFAMARDGLFFARLARVSERFATPASAIVLLSCWSIVLALTGTFEQLLTYVVFAGWIFYGLGALAVFASRRRAPDAVRPFRTPGYPVTPLVFALAAALLVGNTLYSQTRQAAIGLVVVLLGTPVYFLWRSRSRRREGDTAPAFSS comes from the coding sequence GTGACCGCGACTCACGATGCCGGTCTGCGGCGCACGCTCGGATTCACGGATCTCCTCCTGCTCACGCTCGGGACGGTGATCGGATCCGGCATCTTCATCGTGCCCGGCGTCGTGCTCAAACAAACGCAGGGACATCTCGGCGTCGCGTTGCTCGTCTGGATCGTCGGCGGCGTGGTGTCGTTTCTCGGCGCACTCACCTACGCCGAGCTCGGCGCGATGACGCCGGAGGCGGGCGGATTGTACGCGTACATTCGCGACGCGTTCGGTCCGCTGCCGGCCTTTCTATATGGATGGGCGAGCTTCCTCGTCATCGCCAGCGGATCGGTGGCGACGCTGGCCGTCGCGTTCTCGGCGTATCTGGGGCAGCTCGTCCCGCTCTCGCCGGTCGGCGCGAAGGCCGCGTCGACGTTGATGATCGTGGTGATCGCGGCGATCAACGTCCGCGGCACACGGCACAGCGCGACGGTGGAGAATTCGGCGACCTCGATCAAAGTCGGCGCGCTTCTCGTCATCGGCATCGCGCTCGCGGTCGCCGGACACGCGTGGCCCGCGCCGGCGTCGCTCTGGCCGCCCGCGTTGACGACGTCGGTGATGTCGGGGTTCGGCGCGGCGATGATCGGCGTGCTCTGGGCATACGAGGGGTGGCAGTACGTCACCTTCTCCGCCGGCGAGACGCGCGATCCGCAGCGTGTCTTTCCGCGCTCGATCGCCGTCGCGACGTTCGCGCTGATCGTGCTCTACTTGCTCGCGAACGTCGGCTACGTCGCGGCGATCGGCCCGGCCGCCGCGTCGCAGAGCGGCCACGTCGCCGCCGACGCCACCGCCGCCGTGTTCGGATCGTTCTCCGGCAAGCTGCTGAGCATTCTCGCGCTGGTCTCGATCTTCAGCGCGACGAACGGGCTCACGCTCACCGCGCCGCGACTCTACTTCGCGATGGCGCGCGACGGATTGTTCTTCGCTCGTCTCGCCAGGGTCAGCGAGCGCTTCGCGACCCCGGCATCGGCGATCGTGCTGTTGTCGTGCTGGTCCATCGTCCTCGCGCTCACTGGCACGTTCGAGCAGCTTCTCACCTACGTGGTCTTCGCCGGCTGGATCTTCTACGGCCTCGGCGCGCTGGCCGTTTTCGCGTCTCGACGTCGCGCGCCGGATGCGGTGCGGCCATTCCGAACGCCGGGCTATCCGGTGACACCTCTCGTCTTCGCCCTCGCCGCCGCGCTGCTCGTCGGCAACACGCTGTACAGCCAAACGCGCCAGGCGGCAATCGGGCTCGTCGTGGTTTTGCTCGGAACTCCGGTCTACTTCCTCTGGCGCTCGCGTTCGCGGCGTCGTGAAGGGGATACAGCGCCGGCGTTCTCGTCGTGA